The Calditrichota bacterium genome has a window encoding:
- a CDS encoding chemotaxis protein CheA: MQNLTQIAEEVLLLNPGDAAAKNIASMLDSFSKQDGIADSVRKSAQEACKLAKKLATKKATPEDLQALLTLLTKMEQQESEAEAGSTVTTQLVAEYLISQDSVLEEFEEMAMELAAKGEDGLRSLRRQVHTWKGEMGIIGAEHLVKVLHAIEDALDEISPEHYQSVSDAMLDLKDGMSECFRALREQRKPELDGDKIMSLLKAEAAPAPAPASPAAHMVTFEDPPLTPVSSAEGENRRLPFERRKAVLPDTVDGYFVIQEGVDTELVGEFAAEADEHFQNIETGLMTLETEPDDLDSVNNVFRAFHTVKGVASFVGVNYITELAHKAENLLDRVRKGTLTLEGPFVDMAFESMDLLRKMIQSLSGAISEGKYPVPGNYAGLLYRLEHPEEVMEDFRAKGGVSKPVVIDDDDSLSAEQADSAANDPTENSQEEQTSSSEQKSVQSSGAGTPPPTADATVKVNMSRLDSLINMVGELVIAQAMVGQDPDIALSNNRKLVQNVAQLAKITRSLQELALSMRMVSVKPTFQKMARLVRDVARKSGKNVEFEMAGEDTELDRNMVEAIADPLVHMVRNAVDHGVEPSEDRAKAGKSSQGLVHLSAAHEGGSVLITLRDDGRGLNRERILAKAIERGIVDQNQQLSDKEIYNLIFLPGFSTAEKITDVSGRGVGMDVVRTNIEKLRGSVEIDSTPGKGSVFRIRLPLTLAIIDGMVIKTGSQKFIIPTIAITESFRPLPQDIVTVHGRGEMVQLRGTLLPVCRLHSAFQVNDAGTALADSILVVAEAKNKRVAIMADGLLGQQQVVIKALGKLFDGMEGVAGCAILGDGHISLILDVEGVMNVCQNSHSDCYSVVEDEVTA, translated from the coding sequence ATGCAAAACCTGACGCAAATTGCTGAAGAAGTCCTGCTCTTAAACCCCGGTGACGCCGCGGCTAAGAACATCGCATCGATGCTCGATTCTTTCTCCAAACAAGATGGAATCGCCGACTCGGTGCGAAAGAGCGCGCAGGAGGCCTGCAAACTTGCCAAAAAGCTCGCGACGAAGAAAGCAACGCCCGAAGATTTACAAGCGTTGCTGACTCTTTTGACCAAGATGGAGCAGCAAGAATCGGAGGCGGAGGCTGGCAGCACGGTCACGACTCAGCTCGTGGCGGAGTATCTGATTTCGCAGGACTCCGTGCTGGAAGAATTCGAAGAGATGGCGATGGAGCTTGCCGCAAAAGGCGAGGACGGGTTACGATCGCTGCGCCGCCAAGTGCATACTTGGAAAGGCGAAATGGGAATCATCGGGGCTGAGCATCTTGTCAAGGTGCTGCATGCGATTGAAGATGCGCTGGATGAAATTTCTCCTGAACATTATCAGAGTGTCAGTGACGCGATGCTCGACTTGAAAGACGGCATGAGCGAGTGCTTCCGGGCGCTGCGTGAACAACGCAAACCGGAACTTGACGGCGACAAGATCATGTCGTTGCTAAAAGCAGAAGCGGCTCCCGCTCCGGCTCCTGCGTCACCCGCGGCGCATATGGTTACGTTTGAGGACCCGCCTTTAACTCCGGTTTCTTCGGCGGAAGGAGAGAACCGCCGGCTGCCGTTTGAGCGCCGCAAAGCGGTGCTTCCCGACACTGTCGACGGATATTTTGTGATTCAGGAGGGTGTGGATACTGAATTGGTAGGAGAATTCGCGGCGGAAGCTGACGAACATTTTCAGAATATCGAAACGGGATTGATGACGCTTGAAACCGAACCTGACGATCTGGATTCGGTCAACAACGTGTTCCGCGCTTTTCATACGGTGAAAGGCGTTGCCAGTTTCGTGGGTGTAAATTACATCACGGAACTTGCACACAAAGCCGAGAATCTACTCGACAGAGTTCGCAAGGGAACGCTTACGCTCGAAGGTCCTTTTGTCGACATGGCGTTTGAGTCGATGGATTTGCTTCGAAAGATGATTCAGTCGCTCAGCGGTGCCATATCCGAAGGGAAGTACCCGGTGCCGGGCAACTATGCCGGACTACTGTACAGGCTTGAGCACCCGGAAGAAGTGATGGAAGATTTTCGCGCAAAAGGCGGAGTCTCCAAGCCCGTGGTGATTGACGATGACGACAGTTTGAGTGCGGAACAAGCTGATTCTGCTGCGAATGACCCAACAGAGAATTCTCAGGAAGAGCAAACTTCGTCATCCGAACAGAAAAGTGTGCAATCATCGGGAGCGGGAACACCTCCGCCGACCGCCGATGCGACGGTTAAGGTTAATATGTCGCGTCTCGATTCACTGATCAATATGGTCGGCGAGTTGGTGATTGCTCAGGCGATGGTCGGTCAGGACCCGGACATCGCCTTGTCCAACAACCGTAAGCTGGTTCAGAACGTCGCACAACTTGCGAAGATCACGCGCAGCCTGCAAGAGCTGGCGCTGTCGATGCGCATGGTGTCGGTAAAGCCAACGTTCCAGAAAATGGCCAGACTGGTTCGCGACGTTGCGCGCAAGTCGGGCAAGAATGTCGAATTTGAAATGGCTGGGGAAGACACCGAACTTGACCGCAATATGGTTGAAGCCATTGCCGATCCGCTGGTGCACATGGTGAGAAATGCCGTGGATCACGGAGTTGAACCGTCGGAAGATCGCGCCAAAGCAGGAAAATCTTCGCAAGGTTTGGTTCACCTGTCCGCCGCGCATGAAGGCGGATCCGTGCTCATCACTTTGCGCGACGACGGTCGCGGACTTAACCGGGAGCGCATTCTTGCCAAGGCTATCGAGCGAGGTATTGTCGACCAGAACCAACAGTTGTCAGACAAGGAAATATATAATCTTATTTTCCTGCCGGGCTTCTCCACCGCTGAGAAGATCACCGACGTATCGGGCCGCGGTGTCGGTATGGACGTCGTGCGCACGAATATCGAAAAGCTGCGCGGCTCCGTTGAAATTGACTCGACTCCCGGAAAAGGCAGCGTGTTTCGCATTCGCTTGCCGTTGACGCTTGCAATCATCGACGGCATGGTTATTAAGACCGGATCACAAAAGTTCATTATTCCGACCATTGCCATAACCGAATCCTTCCGGCCTTTGCCGCAGGACATCGTCACCGTACATGGCCGCGGAGAGATGGTGCAACTGCGCGGCACACTGCTGCCCGTCTGCAGACTGCATTCGGCATTCCAAGTCAACGACGCCGGCACCGCGCTCGCCGATAGCATTCTCGTCGTCGCTGAGGCGAAGAACAAACGTGTCGCAATTATGGCGGACGGACTTTTGGGACAACAACAAGTCGTTATCAAAGCGCTGGGCAAACTCTTCGACGGCATGGAAGGAGTCGCCGGATGTGCAATTCTCGGCGACGGTCATATCAGTTTGATTCTCGACGTTGAGGGTGTCATGAATGTGTGTCAGAATTCGCACTCCGACTGCTATTCCGTCGTCGAAGACGAGGTGACCGCATGA
- a CDS encoding glycosyltransferase family 2 protein — protein sequence MPENSGKPQITIIVVNFNGGEDILACLNSIFHGKSEAEFEVLVVDNGSTDNSLVQIRAQFSSVKLLELGENRGFAAACNEGMKAAQGRAILLLNPDTEVREDAIAKMHSALIANPNWGIVGAKMLDKNSRPYRAARRFPAARDLASQTTGLARLFPHSRRFNGYLYGEQEIEDLSEVEQIEGSCLMISEDARAKVGGLDERFFIFFEEVDWCKRVREAEFECHVVRDAEVVHKISTTMGRYYERTREIHAQSAMKYFQKHHGETGYVKLRSTMLRALMLRACILALPALLNAGNARKRFSGTLAERRAYRKGLDR from the coding sequence GTGCCCGAAAATTCCGGAAAACCACAGATTACTATCATTGTTGTAAACTTCAATGGCGGCGAGGATATTCTCGCTTGCCTAAACTCTATTTTTCACGGAAAAAGTGAAGCAGAGTTTGAAGTTTTGGTGGTGGACAATGGCTCAACGGACAACTCTCTTGTGCAAATTCGTGCGCAGTTTTCTTCAGTCAAACTTCTCGAATTAGGTGAGAATCGCGGCTTCGCGGCGGCCTGCAACGAAGGCATGAAGGCAGCCCAGGGACGCGCGATATTGCTGCTGAACCCGGATACGGAAGTGCGGGAAGATGCAATAGCAAAAATGCACTCGGCACTAATCGCGAATCCCAACTGGGGCATCGTCGGTGCCAAGATGCTGGATAAGAATAGCCGTCCCTATCGCGCCGCCCGCAGATTTCCCGCGGCTCGCGATCTCGCTTCGCAAACCACGGGGCTTGCCCGGCTCTTTCCGCACTCACGTCGCTTCAACGGATACCTCTACGGCGAGCAAGAAATCGAAGATCTTTCCGAGGTCGAGCAAATCGAAGGCAGTTGCCTGATGATATCGGAAGATGCGCGCGCAAAGGTCGGCGGTTTGGACGAACGTTTCTTCATCTTTTTCGAAGAAGTGGATTGGTGCAAACGCGTGCGGGAAGCAGAATTCGAATGTCATGTCGTCCGTGATGCCGAGGTCGTGCATAAGATTTCCACGACGATGGGAAGATACTACGAACGCACGCGGGAGATTCACGCGCAAAGTGCCATGAAGTATTTTCAAAAACACCACGGCGAAACGGGATATGTCAAACTTCGCAGTACGATGCTTCGCGCGCTGATGCTTCGTGCGTGTATTCTTGCGCTTCCGGCCTTGCTTAACGCGGGCAACGCGCGCAAGCGATTTTCCGGCACATTGGCCGAGCGCCGGGCTTACCGGAAGGGGCTTGACCGATGA
- a CDS encoding long-chain fatty acid--CoA ligase: MMPPLLDSVDLSNEPRVACGSENMSWHEIVSRVKHVERRTHFLEGANSLESAVVLLAAASGLCGAVPINPKWTEEERETVKREFESLHVPAGVFIATSGSQGTPKLVHLSPEALVYHALSVNLHLQISERDTWLACLPFFHVGGMAIELRCALARAGLVIAPSAETEKISELLERDVTVVSFVPTMLRRVLELRDDKLPKKLRAVVLGGGPVPKDLVERCPVVYPTYGLTEAGSMVTCARPGHAEHERTTAGVAISAASIRIVDEVGDVLTNNTTGRILVRSTGAADGYWKNEKETALTFREGWIVTEDFGFVDRYGCLHVQGRKDRIAVSGGENISLAEVETALRTLPEVRDAICCALEDAEWGQIVGAVIESETAQTLDLIREKLRGKMSSHKFPRKVLVVTQLPLLPNGKPDYIGAKELLG; the protein is encoded by the coding sequence ATGATGCCACCGCTTTTGGATTCGGTCGATTTGTCCAACGAACCGCGTGTCGCGTGCGGTTCTGAAAATATGTCTTGGCATGAGATCGTTTCGCGCGTCAAGCACGTCGAACGCCGCACACATTTTTTGGAGGGTGCAAACTCACTTGAAAGCGCGGTCGTACTGCTGGCCGCGGCGAGCGGGCTTTGCGGCGCGGTACCGATCAATCCGAAATGGACGGAAGAAGAACGCGAAACCGTTAAACGCGAATTCGAGTCCCTGCATGTTCCGGCGGGCGTTTTTATTGCGACTTCGGGTTCACAGGGAACACCAAAACTTGTGCACCTTTCGCCGGAAGCCTTGGTATATCATGCGCTAAGCGTGAACCTGCATTTGCAAATATCGGAGCGCGACACATGGCTTGCCTGTTTGCCGTTCTTTCACGTCGGAGGCATGGCTATCGAGCTGCGCTGCGCGCTTGCGCGAGCGGGACTTGTGATTGCGCCTTCGGCGGAAACCGAAAAGATATCCGAACTGCTTGAGCGAGACGTAACGGTCGTGTCGTTTGTGCCGACGATGCTGCGGCGGGTATTGGAGCTGCGCGACGACAAGCTGCCGAAAAAACTGCGCGCGGTGGTCTTAGGAGGAGGCCCCGTTCCAAAAGACTTGGTTGAACGCTGTCCGGTGGTTTATCCGACGTACGGATTGACTGAAGCTGGTTCCATGGTCACGTGCGCACGACCCGGTCATGCCGAACACGAGCGTACGACGGCAGGTGTTGCAATTTCCGCGGCGAGTATTAGGATCGTAGACGAGGTCGGCGACGTTTTGACGAACAACACGACCGGCAGAATTCTCGTGCGTTCGACCGGCGCCGCAGACGGATACTGGAAGAATGAAAAAGAAACAGCCCTCACATTTCGCGAAGGCTGGATCGTCACGGAAGATTTCGGTTTCGTGGACCGCTACGGCTGCCTGCACGTGCAGGGCCGCAAAGACCGCATTGCGGTGAGCGGCGGAGAGAACATCTCACTTGCGGAAGTGGAAACGGCATTGAGAACTTTGCCGGAAGTGCGCGACGCGATTTGCTGCGCACTCGAGGACGCGGAATGGGGACAAATTGTAGGCGCGGTGATTGAATCAGAGACCGCACAGACGCTGGACCTCATTCGGGAGAAACTACGCGGGAAAATGTCTTCACACAAATTTCCACGAAAGGTGTTGGTTGTCACGCAGCTTCCGCTGCTGCCGAACGGAAAACCGGACTACATCGGCGCAAAAGAACTACTCGGGTAG
- a CDS encoding glycosyltransferase family 4 protein, whose amino-acid sequence MKVLHVMNGPNWGGSYRFVSQLCERQRAQGVDAVVCYLEGGPSKDRVVQLGAPVLAYDPDRTYSSKRERWADLEKGYEKIVTEWQPDLINSHLSLSHLLTNRLYRRKLTPKWVALIHQSWKQYGFSHDVMKKPWKKHYLMMRHGLGDAWMTRKANRITTVSEAVRQDCLKVGMGKHRVTNVYSGIILADPNTQPDLRAEWGIPKDHRVIAGLGYFDPRKGFDLLIQAFLLFADRFPDVHVVVAGGDLWGDTQFRQMLFKLRDGSKHANRIHILREQKSGDAFMYNADICAIPSIEEAFSLVVVEAMQFGKPSVVTSAGGCKDVCRDGQESLVFQSCNIPDLAAKLERLLSNPDLASRLGNAAATRAKTEFTLDRCARDHISIYKEVLAEKA is encoded by the coding sequence ATGAAAGTTCTTCACGTCATGAACGGGCCCAACTGGGGAGGTTCATACCGCTTCGTGTCGCAGTTGTGCGAGCGTCAGCGTGCACAGGGTGTCGATGCGGTCGTGTGTTATCTTGAAGGCGGACCATCCAAAGATCGCGTTGTGCAATTAGGCGCGCCGGTTCTCGCCTACGATCCCGATAGAACTTATTCGTCAAAACGTGAGCGGTGGGCCGATCTTGAAAAGGGCTACGAAAAAATCGTAACAGAGTGGCAGCCGGATTTGATCAATTCTCATCTTTCGCTTTCACATCTCTTGACAAACCGTCTCTATCGCCGCAAACTTACTCCCAAGTGGGTCGCGTTGATCCACCAGTCGTGGAAACAATACGGATTCAGCCACGACGTCATGAAAAAGCCGTGGAAGAAACACTATCTCATGATGCGGCACGGCTTGGGGGATGCTTGGATGACCCGCAAGGCAAACAGGATTACGACTGTGTCGGAAGCTGTGCGGCAGGATTGCCTGAAAGTCGGAATGGGCAAGCACCGCGTCACAAACGTATACAGCGGAATTATTCTCGCCGATCCGAATACTCAGCCCGATCTCAGAGCAGAGTGGGGAATTCCCAAGGATCATCGTGTGATCGCGGGATTGGGCTATTTTGACCCGCGCAAGGGTTTTGACCTGCTCATTCAAGCGTTCTTGTTGTTTGCCGATCGATTTCCCGATGTTCACGTCGTCGTCGCCGGAGGAGATTTGTGGGGTGACACACAATTCCGGCAAATGCTTTTCAAATTGCGGGACGGCTCAAAACATGCGAATCGCATTCATATTCTGCGAGAGCAAAAATCCGGCGACGCCTTTATGTACAATGCGGACATCTGCGCCATCCCGTCCATAGAGGAGGCCTTCTCGCTCGTCGTGGTGGAGGCCATGCAGTTTGGCAAGCCAAGTGTGGTGACTTCTGCCGGGGGATGCAAAGATGTTTGCCGGGATGGTCAGGAATCTTTGGTGTTTCAATCCTGCAACATCCCCGATCTTGCGGCCAAACTCGAACGGCTGTTAAGCAATCCTGATCTGGCCTCGAGGCTTGGAAATGCGGCAGCTACGCGAGCCAAAACCGAGTTTACTTTGGATCGTTGCGCCCGGGATCACATTAGCATATATAAGGAGGTGCTGGCGGAAAAGGCGTAA
- a CDS encoding carboxypeptidase regulatory-like domain-containing protein — protein MKIATIFLRAALWTVLLTVTLAQAATDATIKELWQRSEQGELLTAAEKAELAPYLLETERHNPQTIDAIGGPDSYGYFYVDNQDGDTTTYSWIELRGDENASWINFENADDDAQQIWLSFEFPFYGVPYQALSICTNGFITFDDDRFVSSNQCLPSANLGGPAIAMFWDDLHLHYGGNQQNDNTVVYRDFGNYVVIQFDQIGHYGFPNPPTDNYTFECILYANGKIKLQYQDMNYNEYPNSQTIGIQQGNGGTALEYTCNGGSPMGGRAVWMYRSGFGTFGGSVTSSGQPLYQATVVIENEELYSSTDGNGNYYYPVAPVGTFDVTARMFGYTPVTVNDVTISTGQHTSQNYTLTSIPVFDAMAEDVNMNIPDRDTVYAELYVEDNVDISTMAVRIDNLTHTYVGDMMIWLESPWAQRVLLSSRNGGSGDNMISCQFDDQAGQSIANGIAPFDGHYWPEQPLSSFSGNPCRGTWKLVMYDAANQDHGTLHDWSLYFTGTQFLEGHVWGQVTNENSLPVENCDVWFEPANTTVTTDENGMWEMWLPVGNWSLDFFAESYCEYTESGIAVADQADVQVDVVLGSPHGSASVESIIQEVVGQGTFTQQIELMSDGGCAWDYSIEVLAGNWLAVSPATGLIWPDQSQEVNVIFNTTGMQGGVYTGELEISHNGTDGRITIPVTLDVATAADPGRSLPQEFALHGNYPNPFNGYTDIAFDLPTAGPVNITVHNLLGQQVATLLNETRAAGFHKISWNARTDTGQELTTGLYFLRVNMGGRDFVSKMVLAR, from the coding sequence TTGAAGATCGCAACCATTTTTTTACGCGCAGCACTGTGGACGGTATTGCTGACCGTCACGCTGGCCCAAGCGGCAACCGACGCCACAATCAAAGAACTGTGGCAGCGCTCCGAACAAGGCGAATTGCTGACCGCGGCAGAAAAAGCCGAATTAGCTCCCTATCTGTTAGAGACCGAGCGCCACAATCCGCAAACGATTGATGCGATAGGCGGCCCGGACAGCTACGGGTATTTCTACGTCGACAATCAGGACGGCGACACCACGACCTACTCGTGGATTGAACTTCGCGGCGATGAAAATGCCTCGTGGATCAACTTTGAAAACGCGGACGACGATGCGCAGCAGATTTGGCTTTCATTCGAGTTTCCGTTTTACGGCGTGCCTTATCAAGCCCTGAGTATCTGCACGAACGGCTTCATCACTTTCGATGACGATCGATTCGTTTCGTCGAATCAGTGCTTGCCGTCCGCGAATCTCGGCGGTCCGGCCATCGCGATGTTCTGGGATGACCTCCACTTGCATTACGGAGGCAATCAACAGAACGACAACACGGTAGTCTACCGCGACTTCGGAAACTACGTCGTCATTCAGTTCGATCAGATTGGCCACTACGGTTTTCCCAATCCTCCGACGGACAACTATACGTTCGAGTGCATCCTCTACGCGAATGGAAAGATCAAGCTGCAATATCAGGATATGAACTACAATGAGTATCCGAATTCGCAGACAATCGGCATTCAGCAGGGAAACGGCGGCACGGCGCTCGAATATACTTGCAACGGTGGAAGCCCGATGGGCGGCCGCGCAGTCTGGATGTATCGCAGCGGCTTCGGAACCTTCGGCGGCAGCGTGACTTCGTCCGGTCAGCCTCTTTATCAGGCGACGGTTGTGATTGAAAATGAAGAACTCTATTCCAGCACGGACGGAAACGGCAACTACTACTATCCAGTCGCTCCCGTCGGCACGTTTGACGTCACGGCCCGAATGTTCGGATACACTCCGGTCACGGTGAACGACGTGACGATCTCGACCGGCCAGCATACGTCCCAAAACTACACCTTAACGTCAATTCCGGTTTTCGACGCGATGGCCGAAGACGTCAACATGAACATTCCGGACCGTGACACGGTATATGCCGAGTTGTACGTGGAAGACAACGTGGACATTTCCACAATGGCGGTGCGCATTGACAATCTGACGCACACCTATGTCGGCGACATGATGATTTGGCTTGAAAGCCCGTGGGCACAACGTGTCCTATTGAGCAGTCGCAACGGCGGCAGCGGCGACAACATGATCTCTTGTCAGTTTGACGATCAGGCCGGACAGTCGATTGCCAACGGCATTGCTCCGTTCGACGGACACTACTGGCCGGAACAACCGCTTTCGAGCTTCTCTGGCAATCCCTGCCGCGGCACGTGGAAACTGGTCATGTATGATGCAGCCAATCAAGATCACGGCACGCTGCACGATTGGTCGCTCTACTTCACGGGGACTCAGTTCCTCGAAGGTCACGTTTGGGGACAGGTGACGAATGAAAATTCGCTGCCGGTCGAGAACTGTGACGTCTGGTTTGAGCCGGCGAATACCACGGTGACCACGGATGAAAACGGTATGTGGGAAATGTGGCTCCCGGTCGGAAATTGGAGTCTCGATTTCTTCGCCGAAAGCTACTGCGAGTACACGGAAAGCGGCATCGCGGTTGCCGATCAGGCAGACGTGCAAGTCGACGTCGTACTCGGCTCGCCGCACGGCTCGGCTTCCGTCGAAAGTATTATTCAAGAAGTTGTCGGTCAAGGCACCTTTACGCAGCAGATTGAATTGATGTCCGACGGCGGTTGCGCGTGGGACTACTCGATTGAAGTGTTGGCCGGAAACTGGTTGGCGGTTTCGCCAGCAACTGGTTTGATTTGGCCGGATCAGTCGCAGGAAGTGAATGTCATCTTTAATACGACCGGCATGCAAGGCGGCGTCTATACCGGCGAATTGGAAATCAGCCACAACGGTACGGACGGTCGCATCACGATTCCGGTGACGCTCGACGTCGCCACGGCTGCCGACCCCGGGCGTTCGCTTCCGCAAGAATTTGCACTGCACGGAAATTATCCGAATCCGTTCAACGGCTACACGGATATCGCATTTGATCTGCCGACGGCGGGACCCGTGAATATCACGGTACACAATCTGCTCGGCCAACAAGTAGCGACGCTGCTAAATGAAACTCGCGCTGCGGGCTTCCACAAAATCAGTTGGAACGCGCGCACGGATACGGGACAGGAGCTTACCACCGGTCTCTATTTCCTCCGCGTGAACATGGGCGGACGTGATTTCGTCAGCAAGATGGTGCTGGCGCGCTAA
- a CDS encoding response regulator: MGRSVLLCDDDRLFTLWLTRLLREWGWSVQATQNVADGLSAFESCRPDVLVVDLYIGDETAADLLQKLNICDSSSLPILLVSAASSAEMQSVMCGTEMTMLSKPVDPARLKAILSELTPTLGNGNEKTLSFLILDNGGIQAKVLGRMVEDAGAFVIFASSIENAKTLIRNVRPDAVLIESDGSAQDAEALSAYCVATRLSLPPMIVLLSVINQSLVEKLLRAGVVDILLKPISVNRLQESIRRVGGRVEKELPGRAEGRRNIMVVEDFTITAKMLERLLSREGYQVYVVRSAEMAYEMIRRIRPDLMLLDLNLPGMSGLDLLQSLNATGQAVPTVITTGDRDPRKLREIRKLGTLRLFNKPIVPDELISYIRGFFSESGNFISGRADYDVLLAMADDVAGSVLAGALEVEGLKCKVVNDGYQTVHEIMTRPRVAVLDVVISGLDGTEVMRRTRAALSTGKTKLLAIAEDLDNEIADELREMGAHDCLGKPYSLAAMKEKIHTLLAESAPRISVQDVAHEILPEIRRAMTLPDEDLFIAAARLGHNLKGTAELAGIPSIVTLARALEDAARTRYRGSCEDILKDMRQEIDRALTSATT; encoded by the coding sequence ATGGGCCGAAGTGTCTTGCTTTGCGATGATGACCGCCTGTTTACTCTTTGGCTCACGAGACTCCTACGGGAGTGGGGCTGGTCCGTTCAAGCAACACAAAATGTCGCGGACGGATTAAGCGCGTTCGAGTCGTGCAGGCCCGACGTGCTTGTAGTTGATCTTTACATCGGTGATGAGACTGCGGCTGATCTGCTGCAAAAGCTAAATATTTGCGACAGCAGCAGCCTTCCCATATTGCTGGTCAGCGCGGCCTCGTCCGCGGAGATGCAATCGGTCATGTGCGGGACGGAGATGACGATGCTTTCCAAGCCCGTCGACCCCGCACGCTTGAAGGCAATTCTTTCAGAATTGACACCGACGCTGGGAAACGGCAACGAAAAGACGCTCTCGTTTCTCATCTTAGACAACGGTGGAATTCAGGCGAAGGTTTTGGGCAGGATGGTTGAGGACGCGGGCGCATTTGTTATTTTCGCATCGAGTATCGAGAATGCGAAGACTCTGATTCGCAATGTTCGTCCGGACGCCGTTCTAATCGAGTCAGACGGCTCCGCGCAAGATGCGGAAGCTCTATCGGCTTATTGCGTTGCGACTCGTTTGAGTCTGCCGCCGATGATCGTGCTCTTGTCGGTCATCAATCAGAGTCTGGTCGAGAAGTTATTGCGCGCAGGTGTTGTGGACATTCTGCTCAAGCCGATTTCGGTGAATAGACTGCAAGAGTCTATTCGAAGAGTCGGTGGCAGAGTTGAAAAAGAGTTGCCGGGACGCGCGGAAGGCCGCCGGAATATCATGGTCGTGGAAGACTTCACGATTACGGCCAAGATGCTGGAGCGACTATTGAGCCGCGAAGGATACCAAGTATACGTCGTGCGCAGCGCGGAAATGGCGTACGAGATGATCAGGCGGATTCGCCCTGATCTGATGCTCTTGGATTTGAATTTGCCCGGAATGTCGGGTCTTGATCTTTTGCAGTCATTGAATGCCACGGGACAGGCCGTGCCGACGGTGATCACCACCGGGGACCGTGATCCAAGAAAGCTCCGCGAGATTCGAAAACTTGGAACTCTCAGGCTTTTCAATAAGCCGATTGTGCCGGACGAGTTGATCTCGTATATACGAGGGTTCTTTTCAGAGTCCGGAAACTTTATTTCGGGACGCGCGGACTATGACGTTTTACTTGCCATGGCCGACGATGTCGCCGGAAGTGTGCTGGCCGGCGCTCTCGAAGTGGAAGGACTGAAATGCAAGGTCGTTAATGACGGCTATCAGACTGTCCACGAGATCATGACTCGGCCGAGAGTGGCTGTACTTGACGTAGTCATCAGCGGACTTGACGGCACGGAAGTGATGCGAAGAACACGCGCCGCACTGTCCACAGGCAAGACGAAGTTATTGGCGATTGCCGAGGATTTGGACAACGAAATCGCTGACGAACTCAGAGAAATGGGAGCACACGATTGCCTCGGCAAGCCGTACAGTTTGGCGGCGATGAAGGAGAAGATTCATACCTTACTTGCCGAATCGGCTCCGAGGATCTCTGTACAAGACGTGGCACATGAAATTCTTCCGGAGATCAGGCGCGCTATGACATTGCCGGATGAAGACCTGTTCATAGCGGCAGCGAGACTTGGTCATAATCTGAAAGGTACCGCAGAATTAGCCGGAATTCCGTCGATTGTGACACTCGCCCGCGCACTCGAAGATGCCGCGAGAACCCGCTACCGCGGATCCTGCGAAGATATCTTGAAGGACATGCGGCAAGAGATTGACCGTGCTTTGACTTCTGCGACTACTTAA
- a CDS encoding acyl-CoA thioesterase, whose amino-acid sequence MPAEPFLFPYTIALHDSDAAGIIFSANLFRICHEAYEAMMAELGYSIGRLLKERPFGLPLVHLDGDFIQRSRVGDHITIEVRVVEMNRSSYRVEYTLKNPDGSTCARAATVHVAVETKGYKSIPIPEDFREALSRHYLPE is encoded by the coding sequence ATGCCCGCGGAACCTTTTCTCTTTCCTTATACGATTGCACTCCACGACAGCGACGCTGCCGGGATCATTTTCTCGGCCAATCTCTTTCGCATTTGTCATGAAGCCTATGAAGCGATGATGGCCGAGCTTGGCTACAGCATCGGTCGTCTGCTCAAGGAACGCCCGTTCGGTTTGCCGCTTGTGCATCTGGACGGCGACTTCATTCAACGTTCGCGAGTCGGCGATCACATCACAATCGAGGTGCGCGTCGTCGAAATGAACCGCAGCTCTTATCGCGTCGAATATACGCTCAAGAATCCCGACGGCTCAACTTGTGCTCGTGCCGCCACCGTGCATGTCGCGGTAGAAACCAAAGGCTACAAGTCTATTCCGATTCCGGAAGACTTTCGCGAAGCTCTCTCGCGGCACTATCTACCCGAGTAG